One Lysinibacillus fusiformis genomic window carries:
- a CDS encoding DMT family transporter produces the protein MAWIALVVAGLCEMMGVFMISKYNDSKSMKDLMLLIITFTLSFAGLAYAMETLQMGTAYAIWTGIGAAGGALLGMLFFNESKDWRRVICIALVLGAAICLKIIS, from the coding sequence ATGGCATGGATTGCATTAGTTGTCGCGGGACTTTGTGAAATGATGGGTGTTTTTATGATTAGCAAATATAATGACAGCAAGAGCATGAAAGATTTAATGTTACTTATCATTACGTTTACACTCAGCTTTGCTGGTCTTGCTTATGCTATGGAAACTTTACAGATGGGTACAGCCTACGCAATATGGACAGGGATCGGAGCAGCGGGAGGTGCACTGTTAGGCATGCTGTTTTTTAATGAATCCAAAGATTGGCGACGTGTAATATGTATAGCTCTTGTCTTAGGGGCAGCGATTTGTTTAAAAATAATATCTTAA
- the trhO gene encoding oxygen-dependent tRNA uridine(34) hydroxylase TrhO — translation MNYRVLLYYHYTTIQSPEEFAEEHLQLCKNMNLRGRILVASEGINGTVSGTIEETKAYIELMKSNPLFKGIVFKIDEVDGHAFKKMHVRPKPELVNLNLENDIDPLEMTGRYVAPADFYEQMQQDDTVVIDARNTYEFDVGHFEGAIRPEVETFRELPKWIKDNKELLEGKRILTYCTGGVRCEKFSGWLISEGYEDVGQLHGGIVTYGKDPAVKGQLWNGQCYVFDERLVVPINQVNPNIVGKDHFDGTPCERYINCANPECNKQILSSQENEAKHLGGCTIECTKHIRNRYINIHGISNEVAAERIARLEQS, via the coding sequence TTGAACTATCGAGTTTTATTGTACTACCATTATACAACCATTCAATCACCAGAGGAATTCGCTGAGGAGCATTTGCAATTATGTAAAAATATGAACTTAAGAGGTCGTATTTTAGTTGCTTCTGAGGGCATCAACGGTACAGTATCTGGAACAATTGAAGAAACAAAAGCTTATATAGAATTGATGAAAAGTAATCCGTTATTTAAAGGCATTGTCTTTAAAATTGATGAGGTAGATGGTCATGCGTTCAAAAAAATGCATGTGCGTCCAAAACCTGAGCTGGTGAATTTAAACCTAGAGAATGATATTGACCCGCTCGAAATGACAGGTCGTTACGTTGCACCTGCAGATTTTTATGAGCAAATGCAACAAGATGACACAGTTGTTATTGACGCTCGGAACACATATGAATTTGATGTTGGTCATTTTGAAGGTGCGATTCGTCCGGAGGTTGAAACGTTTCGTGAATTACCGAAATGGATCAAAGACAATAAGGAATTATTAGAAGGTAAACGTATCTTAACGTACTGTACGGGTGGTGTACGTTGCGAAAAATTTTCTGGCTGGCTAATAAGTGAAGGTTATGAAGATGTGGGTCAACTACATGGTGGAATTGTAACGTACGGTAAAGATCCAGCAGTAAAAGGTCAGCTTTGGAATGGGCAATGTTACGTATTTGATGAACGCCTAGTTGTCCCGATAAATCAAGTAAACCCAAATATTGTTGGTAAGGACCATTTTGACGGCACACCTTGTGAACGTTACATTAATTGTGCTAATCCTGAATGTAATAAACAGATATTAAGTTCACAAGAGAATGAGGCAAAACACTTAGGTGGTTGTACAATTGAATGCACAAAGCATATACGCAACCGCTATATAAACATTCATGGTATTTCAAATGAGGTGGCTGCTGAACGAATTGCTAGATTGGAGCAATCATAG
- a CDS encoding PstS family phosphate ABC transporter substrate-binding protein yields the protein MKIIQTIFVFICLLFFTGIVALFTLLNGSMHFKGLLLVVPLSLFLLFTCLIFEWFTTKKRKAWFAGIIGVALIIASIAPVQYHYKMNLPTVDAEIDVFAYEPFVAHNKVVKSKASLQLQEPLPRIDGATAMYPLYAAFVEATYPKKSYPSYESEVMVNRTPVAYHNLIYGDVDLIFAAAPSASQQKGADMRGLTLNLTPIGREAFVFFVHHKNSVDNLTLEQVKQIYAGEITNWREVGGAHDAIRAFQRPADSGSQTTLEKIMGDTPIMKAPAEDVATGMGGIIHEVSKYRNYKNAIGYTFRYYSTEMVGNKEIKLLSIDGVAPTKENIRNGTYPLTSEFYAVTVGTDNPNVTKFVDWIVSEEGQTLVDKVGYVPVENF from the coding sequence ATGAAAATTATACAAACTATATTTGTGTTTATTTGTTTACTATTTTTCACAGGAATTGTCGCACTTTTCACATTGTTAAATGGTTCAATGCATTTTAAAGGCCTTCTCCTTGTTGTGCCACTTAGCCTGTTTTTACTGTTTACTTGTCTGATATTTGAATGGTTTACGACGAAGAAGCGCAAGGCATGGTTTGCTGGAATAATTGGTGTGGCTCTTATCATCGCTTCAATAGCACCGGTTCAATATCATTATAAAATGAATTTGCCAACAGTCGATGCCGAAATCGACGTCTTTGCCTATGAACCGTTTGTCGCACATAATAAGGTCGTGAAGTCCAAGGCTTCATTACAATTACAGGAGCCTCTGCCTCGTATAGATGGGGCTACGGCAATGTATCCACTGTATGCTGCTTTTGTGGAAGCAACATATCCGAAAAAAAGTTATCCGTCCTATGAAAGCGAAGTAATGGTAAACCGTACACCCGTGGCCTACCATAATTTAATTTATGGGGATGTTGACTTGATTTTTGCAGCAGCTCCGTCAGCGTCACAGCAAAAAGGAGCGGATATGAGAGGACTTACATTGAATCTGACGCCAATTGGACGCGAAGCATTTGTCTTTTTTGTGCATCATAAAAATAGTGTCGATAATCTGACGCTTGAGCAAGTGAAACAAATTTATGCAGGTGAAATTACGAATTGGCGTGAGGTCGGTGGGGCTCATGATGCAATTCGTGCATTCCAACGCCCAGCGGATAGTGGAAGTCAAACGACACTTGAAAAGATAATGGGGGATACACCTATCATGAAGGCTCCTGCAGAGGATGTAGCGACAGGAATGGGAGGTATCATTCATGAAGTCTCCAAATATCGCAATTATAAAAACGCAATTGGTTACACGTTCAGGTATTATTCAACGGAAATGGTGGGGAATAAGGAGATAAAATTACTTTCCATTGATGGTGTGGCACCAACGAAGGAAAATATTCGCAATGGAACATACCCATTAACGTCGGAATTTTATGCTGTGACAGTGGGAACGGATAATCCGAACGTAACGAAATTTGTCGATTGGATTGTTTCTGAAGAAGGGCAGACATTAGTCGACAAAGTTGGCTATGTACCAGTGGAAAATTTCTAA
- a CDS encoding FAD-dependent monooxygenase: MNFQADVCIVGAGPSGALLSHLLAKKGLSVILLEQNAALGQAFRGEHLNEEGEAVLTSHHLLKAVEALGILRMKKLEYYANGRAFKTIFPDEAVGHLGIHVPQAHLLKGILQETQQFPHFTSFLNTKVTKLITDQAGRFVGVVATKDGEKIEIVSQLIIGADGRYSTIRKQAHIDIQKHKHGFDLLWAKIPAPQGWEPSIKMALIGDKQLSLFTQAGGFIQIGWNIEQGSFPQLRKQAFTPFIKQLTEAFPELAEIVIHHIQSWQDFVLLDVFSSHCDCWGTDGLVLLGDAVHTMTPTGAFGLNSALKDADCLASLLTKETIAQFNVQDFQQMRELAVEEVLAKQIEKEQTFASNFVDWAS; encoded by the coding sequence GTGAATTTTCAAGCGGATGTTTGTATCGTTGGGGCCGGACCAAGTGGTGCACTACTCTCGCATTTATTAGCGAAAAAGGGTCTTTCCGTGATATTACTGGAACAAAACGCAGCGCTTGGGCAGGCATTTCGTGGCGAGCATTTAAACGAAGAGGGCGAGGCAGTTTTAACAAGTCATCATCTTCTTAAAGCTGTCGAAGCTCTTGGCATTTTACGTATGAAAAAGCTAGAGTATTATGCAAATGGCAGAGCATTTAAAACGATTTTTCCAGATGAAGCTGTTGGTCATTTAGGTATTCATGTGCCACAAGCACATTTACTAAAGGGAATACTACAAGAAACACAACAATTTCCACACTTCACTAGCTTCTTAAATACGAAAGTTACAAAACTTATTACTGATCAAGCGGGACGTTTTGTCGGTGTTGTGGCAACAAAGGATGGCGAAAAAATTGAAATCGTGAGTCAGCTTATCATAGGTGCTGATGGGCGTTACTCTACCATTCGTAAGCAAGCACACATTGACATTCAGAAGCACAAACATGGCTTTGATTTGCTATGGGCAAAAATTCCTGCACCACAAGGGTGGGAGCCCTCCATTAAAATGGCGTTAATCGGGGATAAACAATTGTCACTTTTCACGCAAGCAGGGGGCTTTATTCAAATTGGCTGGAACATTGAGCAAGGCAGTTTTCCGCAGCTCAGAAAACAAGCGTTTACGCCGTTTATTAAACAGCTTACTGAAGCGTTTCCTGAGTTAGCTGAAATAGTAATTCACCATATTCAATCGTGGCAAGATTTTGTTTTGCTCGATGTGTTTAGTAGTCATTGTGACTGCTGGGGAACAGACGGACTTGTGTTGTTAGGGGATGCGGTTCACACGATGACACCTACTGGAGCATTTGGCTTAAATAGTGCGCTAAAGGATGCAGATTGTCTTGCGTCGCTGTTAACGAAAGAGACGATTGCACAATTTAACGTACAAGATTTTCAACAAATGCGAGAGCTAGCCGTTGAGGAAGTGTTGGCGAAGCAAATTGAAAAAGAACAAACCTTTGCATCGAACTTTGTAGACTGGGCCTCTTGA
- a CDS encoding TrkA C-terminal domain-containing protein yields the protein MNLEKNVQVKQPKYQQIAVDLASKIVEKKYQIGDKIYARSSLASQYNVSAETARRAIAVLQDLEIVEASKGSGVFIKSYEKAARFVRQFHDVQSVHELQNELLTSIHKQQNELLNLQEKTKQLISRTEHFRSVNPFIPYQIEMTAESPCIHQTLQELNFWQNTSGTIVGIRRGNELLLSPGPYLSFEDGDIIYFIGNDESLARVQSFLYPN from the coding sequence ATGAACTTAGAAAAAAATGTTCAGGTGAAGCAGCCAAAATACCAGCAAATCGCGGTGGACCTTGCCTCAAAAATTGTAGAAAAAAAGTATCAAATAGGCGATAAAATATACGCAAGATCTTCGCTTGCAAGCCAATATAATGTATCAGCTGAAACCGCAAGAAGAGCGATTGCTGTATTACAAGATTTAGAAATCGTGGAAGCTTCCAAAGGCAGTGGTGTCTTCATTAAATCATATGAAAAAGCAGCGCGATTTGTCCGGCAATTCCATGATGTTCAATCCGTTCACGAGCTACAAAATGAGCTTTTAACAAGTATTCATAAGCAACAAAATGAACTGTTGAATTTACAGGAAAAAACAAAACAACTCATTAGTCGAACTGAACATTTCCGCTCCGTCAATCCATTTATCCCTTATCAAATTGAAATGACAGCAGAAAGTCCTTGCATTCACCAAACGCTGCAAGAATTAAATTTTTGGCAAAACACATCTGGCACAATTGTCGGTATTCGTCGCGGAAACGAATTATTATTATCACCCGGACCGTATCTTTCATTTGAAGATGGCGATATTATTTACTTTATCGGAAATGACGAAAGCTTAGCTCGTGTGCAGAGCTTTTTATATCCAAATTAA
- a CDS encoding GTP cyclohydrolase II — translation MTITTKVMDIVKDKMAIVKQSETANICLVGPVKLPIKQGEFSATFQWYNWLKVDANLSKEEIIDGLSTANLAFMQQSSVLVYGDFAHADDALIRMHSICHTGDIFGSQRCDCGYQLHESMKMIVEHGCGAIFYLADHEGRGIGLFSKSLAYLLQEEGLDTVEANHALGFPDDTRSYEDAISVLAALRTKPVTLITNNPKKLAALQEHGLAAEGHVPLWGGLTETNSFYLNTKVEKSGHMRGTK, via the coding sequence ATGACAATTACTACTAAAGTTATGGATATAGTGAAAGACAAAATGGCAATCGTAAAGCAATCTGAAACAGCTAATATTTGTCTAGTTGGTCCGGTGAAATTACCAATTAAACAAGGTGAATTTTCAGCAACATTTCAATGGTATAACTGGTTAAAAGTTGATGCGAATCTATCAAAAGAAGAAATAATTGATGGTCTATCCACTGCAAATTTAGCATTTATGCAACAATCATCAGTTCTTGTCTATGGTGATTTTGCACATGCAGATGATGCTTTAATCCGCATGCACAGTATTTGCCATACGGGTGATATTTTTGGGAGCCAACGCTGTGACTGTGGCTATCAATTACATGAATCCATGAAAATGATTGTAGAGCATGGCTGCGGTGCAATTTTCTATTTAGCAGATCATGAAGGTCGTGGTATCGGTCTATTCTCGAAATCACTTGCTTATTTATTACAAGAGGAAGGATTAGACACGGTTGAAGCAAACCATGCACTTGGTTTCCCAGATGATACTCGCTCTTATGAGGATGCCATTTCTGTGTTGGCTGCACTTCGTACGAAGCCTGTAACGCTTATTACAAATAATCCGAAGAAGCTGGCAGCATTACAGGAGCACGGTTTAGCTGCAGAAGGACATGTCCCATTATGGGGTGGTTTAACGGAGACGAATAGCTTTTATTTAAATACAAAAGTAGAAAAATCTGGCCATATGCGTGGAACGAAGTAA
- a CDS encoding quaternary amine ABC transporter ATP-binding protein: MEKLKVEHVSKVFGKHIPQALELVKQQKSKTDILKETGATVGVYDASFTVNEGEIFVIMGLSGSGKSTLIRLLNRLIEPTSGNIFIDGENISKMGKDALRTVRRNKMSMVFQNFGLFPHRTLLQNTEYGLEIRGISKEERKTKAEQALANAGLLAYKDQYPNQLSGGMQQRVGLARALANDPEILLMDEAFSALDPLIRKEMQDELLDLQQTMKKTILFITHDLNEALRIGDRIAIMKDGSIIQIGTGEEILTNPANDYVRTFVEDVDRSKVLTAENAMVRPVYVNVDLDGPTVALKRMREETVSILMAVDKNRKLKGYITADDALAAAKRHEQTVHSIVQSEILTVPPDMLLQDILGMIYNSPTPIAVVKDERLLGVLIRGVVIEALSSFNEEAEVHE, encoded by the coding sequence ATGGAAAAACTAAAAGTAGAACATGTTTCTAAGGTATTTGGAAAACATATTCCTCAAGCATTAGAACTCGTTAAGCAACAGAAGAGCAAAACAGATATTTTAAAAGAAACAGGTGCAACCGTGGGTGTTTATGATGCTAGTTTCACCGTAAATGAAGGTGAAATTTTCGTCATCATGGGTTTATCAGGCAGTGGTAAATCAACACTTATTCGATTACTAAATCGTCTGATTGAACCAACAAGCGGAAATATTTTTATCGATGGAGAAAACATTTCTAAAATGGGAAAAGATGCTTTACGAACCGTTCGCCGTAATAAAATGAGCATGGTTTTCCAAAACTTCGGTTTATTTCCTCACCGTACACTACTACAAAATACCGAATACGGTCTTGAAATTAGAGGCATCTCAAAAGAAGAACGTAAAACAAAAGCAGAACAAGCTCTTGCAAATGCTGGCTTACTCGCCTATAAAGACCAGTATCCAAATCAATTATCTGGAGGAATGCAACAGCGTGTTGGTTTAGCTCGCGCACTTGCAAATGATCCAGAAATATTACTAATGGATGAGGCATTCTCTGCTCTTGATCCTCTTATTCGAAAAGAAATGCAAGATGAATTACTCGATCTTCAACAAACAATGAAAAAAACAATTTTGTTTATCACCCATGACTTGAATGAAGCACTACGTATTGGTGACCGTATCGCCATTATGAAGGACGGCTCCATTATTCAAATTGGTACGGGTGAAGAAATTCTAACCAACCCAGCAAATGACTATGTCCGAACATTCGTAGAAGATGTCGATCGCTCGAAAGTACTAACTGCTGAAAACGCTATGGTTCGACCTGTATATGTTAATGTCGACCTTGATGGACCTACAGTAGCGCTTAAACGAATGCGTGAAGAGACAGTGAGTATTCTAATGGCTGTCGATAAAAATCGTAAGTTAAAGGGTTATATTACCGCAGACGATGCACTAGCTGCTGCTAAAAGGCATGAGCAAACCGTGCATTCTATTGTTCAGTCAGAAATTTTGACTGTTCCCCCGGACATGCTTTTACAGGATATATTAGGAATGATTTATAATTCCCCTACTCCAATTGCAGTAGTGAAAGATGAACGTTTACTCGGTGTTCTCATCCGAGGCGTAGTCATTGAAGCACTTTCTTCGTTCAATGAGGAGGCCGAAGTACATGAATAA
- a CDS encoding YbaK/EbsC family protein, with product MAIEKVREHFAQWHLQHKIQELSESSATVEMAAQALGCEPERIAKTLSFLVNDGAILIVAAGDAKIDNAKYKSLFGTKAKMLAKEEVNERIGHDIGGVCPFGINEGVAVYLDASLKRFTTVFPACGSSNSAIELTIDELEKYTPYKEWIDVCKGWND from the coding sequence ATGGCAATTGAAAAAGTACGGGAACATTTCGCTCAGTGGCATTTACAACACAAAATACAAGAGCTTAGCGAGAGCTCAGCAACTGTTGAAATGGCCGCTCAAGCGCTCGGATGTGAGCCTGAGCGTATCGCAAAAACATTATCGTTTCTTGTCAATGACGGTGCGATTCTAATCGTAGCCGCAGGTGATGCTAAAATTGACAACGCGAAATACAAATCCCTCTTTGGCACAAAAGCAAAAATGCTGGCCAAAGAAGAGGTCAATGAACGCATAGGGCATGATATCGGTGGCGTTTGTCCATTCGGCATAAATGAAGGTGTCGCAGTTTACTTAGATGCATCGCTCAAACGTTTTACTACAGTATTCCCTGCTTGCGGTAGCAGTAATTCTGCTATCGAGTTGACTATTGACGAATTAGAAAAATATACACCCTATAAGGAATGGATCGACGTCTGTAAAGGCTGGAACGATTAA
- a CDS encoding 5' nucleotidase, NT5C type, which translates to MKFGFDIDDTLIDLRAYAFALYNKKLGKNITIDAFQALQRVEIHELFGLTDTEGSAMWNSSLEEIYFMDCPIFEQALETLQTLNQQGHDIYYITSRPKQYCAQSQQWMRAQGFPIKEGHFFCGMQDAEKVAIIKNLALDVYVDDKPAVLETLQDIETKVILKNQSYNEHVTLPRLHHWHEFDNIIKV; encoded by the coding sequence ATGAAATTTGGTTTTGATATAGATGATACACTCATAGATTTACGCGCATATGCTTTCGCGCTTTATAATAAAAAACTAGGGAAAAATATTACAATAGATGCCTTTCAAGCATTGCAAAGAGTTGAAATTCATGAGCTTTTTGGGTTAACAGATACAGAAGGTTCAGCGATGTGGAATAGTTCATTAGAAGAAATCTATTTTATGGATTGTCCTATTTTTGAGCAAGCACTTGAAACGCTTCAAACACTGAATCAGCAGGGACATGACATTTATTATATTACGTCACGTCCAAAACAGTATTGTGCGCAATCGCAGCAATGGATGAGAGCACAAGGCTTCCCTATCAAAGAGGGACATTTTTTCTGCGGTATGCAAGATGCTGAGAAAGTAGCCATTATCAAAAATCTTGCTTTAGATGTTTATGTAGATGATAAACCAGCTGTGCTTGAAACACTGCAAGATATTGAGACGAAAGTGATTCTAAAAAATCAATCCTACAATGAGCATGTGACACTGCCACGTTTGCATCATTGGCACGAATTTGACAATATTATTAAAGTATAA
- a CDS encoding ABC transporter permease — translation MNNFLDNIPTLPLAPWVESAMDWLTSNFSVFFSAIQKTGKLLMSQVTDLLIGIPAIILILLVVIFAFFVTGKKYGLATFSLIGLLFIYNQGLWTHLMETTTLVLFSSVISIVIGIPLGILMSKSSVAESIIKPILDFMQTMPGFVYLIPAVAFFGIGIVPGVFASVIFALPPTVRMTNLGIRQVPKELAEAADSYGSTSSQKLFKVEIPLAKSTIMAGINQTVMLSLSMVVIASMIGAPGLGREVLTALQRTQVGNGFVAGLGLVIFAIIIDRLTQSFNKKKEL, via the coding sequence ATGAATAATTTTTTAGACAATATACCAACATTACCGCTTGCCCCTTGGGTAGAATCAGCTATGGACTGGTTGACGAGTAATTTTTCTGTATTCTTTAGTGCGATTCAAAAAACCGGAAAACTACTCATGAGTCAGGTCACTGATTTATTAATTGGCATTCCTGCAATTATTCTAATATTACTTGTTGTCATATTTGCGTTTTTCGTAACTGGCAAAAAGTATGGGCTTGCTACGTTTTCTTTAATAGGTCTGTTATTTATTTATAATCAAGGCTTATGGACACATCTGATGGAAACCACTACACTCGTGCTGTTTTCAAGTGTCATTTCAATTGTGATTGGGATTCCATTAGGTATCCTCATGTCCAAATCAAGTGTTGCGGAAAGCATTATTAAACCGATACTCGATTTCATGCAAACGATGCCTGGCTTCGTTTATTTAATTCCTGCTGTTGCCTTTTTCGGTATAGGTATCGTGCCTGGCGTATTTGCATCTGTTATTTTTGCCTTACCACCAACTGTTCGTATGACGAATTTAGGGATTCGCCAAGTACCGAAAGAATTAGCCGAAGCTGCTGATTCCTATGGTAGTACGTCTAGTCAAAAGCTATTTAAAGTAGAAATTCCCCTAGCCAAATCAACTATTATGGCAGGGATTAACCAAACAGTTATGTTATCACTTTCGATGGTCGTTATCGCCTCAATGATTGGTGCACCTGGCCTCGGCCGTGAAGTACTAACAGCGCTGCAACGTACACAGGTTGGGAATGGTTTCGTTGCAGGTTTAGGACTCGTGATTTTCGCCATTATTATTGATCGCTTAACGCAAAGCTTTAATAAAAAGAAAGAACTGTAA
- a CDS encoding glycine betaine ABC transporter substrate-binding protein codes for MKLKTLSKLGMALGLGLMLAACSGDDSGKSGDSKEVNLAYVEWDTEIASTHVVGQVLEDLGYDVSLTPLDNAIMWEAVSKGEADGMVAAWLPHTHGSQYEKYKDNLDALGENLAGAKIGLVVPSYMKVNSIEDLKNEADHTITGIEPGAGITAATEKALEEYDNLADWNLLTSSSGAMTTALSKAINNKEEIIVTGWSPHWKFASYDLKYLEDPKGVFGGEETINTFVRKGLKEDQPDVYKVLDNFHWTSDDLESIMLEIMDGKDPKEAAKDWVKDNADKVAEWTKDVEK; via the coding sequence ATGAAACTGAAAACTTTATCTAAATTAGGAATGGCATTAGGACTTGGCTTAATGCTCGCTGCATGTAGTGGGGATGATTCTGGTAAGAGCGGGGATTCAAAAGAGGTCAATTTAGCTTATGTTGAATGGGACACAGAAATCGCTTCGACACATGTCGTTGGTCAGGTTCTTGAGGACTTAGGCTATGATGTTTCGCTAACACCACTTGATAACGCTATTATGTGGGAAGCTGTTTCAAAAGGTGAAGCAGATGGCATGGTTGCTGCTTGGTTACCACATACACATGGTTCTCAATATGAAAAATATAAAGACAATCTAGATGCGCTTGGAGAAAACCTTGCTGGTGCTAAAATTGGTCTTGTGGTACCAAGCTATATGAAGGTCAACTCAATCGAGGATTTAAAAAATGAAGCAGACCACACGATTACAGGTATTGAACCAGGTGCTGGTATCACTGCTGCCACTGAAAAGGCATTAGAAGAGTATGATAATCTAGCAGATTGGAATCTATTAACTTCTTCATCAGGTGCAATGACTACGGCTCTTTCTAAAGCGATTAATAATAAAGAAGAAATTATCGTAACAGGCTGGTCTCCACACTGGAAATTCGCTTCATATGACTTGAAATATTTAGAAGATCCAAAAGGTGTCTTTGGTGGAGAAGAAACAATTAACACATTCGTACGTAAAGGGTTGAAAGAAGATCAACCAGATGTCTATAAAGTACTGGATAACTTCCACTGGACATCGGATGATTTAGAGAGTATTATGCTAGAAATCATGGATGGTAAAGATCCAAAAGAAGCTGCGAAAGACTGGGTCAAAGACAATGCAGACAAAGTGGCTGAATGGACGAAGGATGTAGAAAAATAA
- the ribD gene encoding bifunctional diaminohydroxyphosphoribosylaminopyrimidine deaminase/5-amino-6-(5-phosphoribosylamino)uracil reductase RibD has translation MTADEKYMQLALDLAASARGNTNPNPLVGAVIVKDGVIVGTGLHRKAGEPHAEVHAFRMAGEHAKGATLYVTLEPCSHYGKTPPCANLVKESQVSRVVVAMQDPNPSVAGRGIKLLRDAGIEVEVGVLEDQSRRLNERFIHNMLTKRPFVLSKYAMTLDGKIAAHTGHSKWVTGEAAREDVHHIRHEVDGILVGVGTVIADNPALTTRLKEGYGKNPARIIMDSTLRIPPHANALNVEEAKTIVVCSEGVEQEKITALEAKGVTVVPVRREREGLVIDEMLEKLYLLGLTDILVEGGSAINASFLQSGAINKYVIYVAPKVLGGRLSLTPIAGHSPTSMDEAWDVEFASFDKVGQDLRIIAYPKKGEEK, from the coding sequence ATGACAGCAGATGAAAAATATATGCAATTAGCACTTGATTTAGCAGCGAGTGCTAGAGGGAATACAAATCCCAATCCACTTGTAGGGGCTGTCATTGTGAAAGATGGCGTCATTGTGGGGACTGGTTTACACCGAAAAGCGGGCGAGCCACATGCGGAAGTGCATGCTTTTCGTATGGCTGGAGAACATGCAAAAGGCGCTACACTTTATGTAACACTTGAGCCATGTTCACATTACGGTAAAACGCCTCCGTGTGCGAACTTAGTGAAGGAATCACAAGTGAGTCGTGTTGTTGTGGCGATGCAAGATCCAAACCCATCTGTAGCAGGTCGAGGCATTAAATTGCTACGTGATGCAGGAATTGAAGTAGAGGTTGGTGTCCTAGAAGACCAATCTCGTCGTTTAAACGAACGCTTCATTCACAATATGCTGACAAAACGTCCATTTGTGCTTTCAAAATATGCGATGACCTTGGATGGCAAAATTGCTGCACATACTGGCCATTCCAAATGGGTAACAGGTGAGGCTGCACGTGAGGATGTTCACCATATTCGTCATGAGGTAGATGGCATCTTAGTGGGGGTTGGCACAGTTATCGCTGATAACCCTGCCTTAACAACGAGACTAAAAGAAGGATACGGCAAAAACCCTGCACGTATTATTATGGATAGTACACTTCGAATACCGCCGCATGCGAATGCTTTAAATGTAGAAGAAGCAAAAACAATTGTTGTATGCAGTGAGGGTGTTGAGCAAGAAAAAATCACGGCATTAGAAGCGAAAGGTGTAACCGTCGTACCAGTACGTCGTGAGCGGGAGGGTCTTGTGATTGACGAAATGCTTGAAAAGCTTTACTTACTAGGCTTGACAGATATTTTAGTTGAGGGTGGAAGCGCTATAAATGCTTCATTTTTACAAAGTGGTGCCATCAACAAATATGTCATTTACGTTGCGCCAAAGGTTTTAGGTGGTCGTCTATCACTAACGCCTATTGCTGGTCATAGTCCGACATCTATGGATGAAGCATGGGATGTGGAATTTGCTTCATTTGACAAAGTAGGTCAAGATTTACGTATTATTGCTTACCCGAAGAAAGGTGAGGAAAAGTGA
- a CDS encoding DMT family transporter: MNKQWLSVIVAAFFEVGWVIGLKHAGSVLEWMGTAIAIFISFYLLIKAGETLPVGTVYAVFVGLGTAGTVCADSLLFGEPWKLAKILCIVVLLAGVVGLKLLTGEPKDKEVKA; encoded by the coding sequence ATGAATAAACAATGGTTAAGTGTTATTGTAGCTGCTTTTTTTGAAGTCGGTTGGGTAATCGGCTTAAAGCATGCAGGAAGTGTGTTGGAATGGATGGGTACAGCAATTGCTATTTTTATTAGCTTTTATTTATTAATTAAGGCGGGAGAAACTTTACCAGTTGGGACGGTCTATGCAGTGTTTGTGGGCTTGGGAACAGCAGGAACGGTGTGTGCTGATAGCTTACTATTTGGAGAGCCGTGGAAGTTGGCCAAGATCTTATGTATCGTCGTTTTGCTAGCGGGAGTCGTGGGCTTAAAGCTATTAACGGGTGAACCAAAAGATAAAGAGGTGAAGGCATAA